One genomic segment of Culturomica massiliensis includes these proteins:
- the fabF gene encoding beta-ketoacyl-ACP synthase II, with translation MNLKRVVITGLGTINPLGKNVPEFWDNLIKGVSGAGPITRFDASNFRTQFACEVKNYEPTEYFDKKEVRKMDLYTQFGIIAAREAIKDAGLDLEQMNKRRIGVIWGAGIGGLETFFEECDTFSKGDGTPRFNPFFIPKMIANMAGAMIAIENGFKGPNYTTVSACASSAHAIVDALNLIRLGKADVIVAGGSEAAVTVPGVGGFNSMKALSTRNDDPKTASRPFDADRDGFVIGEGGASLILEEYEHAVKRGARIYAELAGGAGNCDAYHMTAPDPEGAYEVMLLALEDAGIKPESIDYINVHGTSTGLGDISEPTAIRKAFGEHAYKLNISSTKSMTGHLLGAAGAVEAIACTLAVKNDVVPPTINFHTLAPELDPKLNFTFNAPQKRTVNVAISNTFGFGGHNACVVIKK, from the coding sequence ATGAATTTGAAACGAGTAGTAATTACAGGTCTTGGAACAATAAATCCACTTGGTAAAAATGTACCGGAGTTTTGGGACAATTTGATTAAAGGTGTTAGTGGCGCCGGTCCTATTACTCGTTTTGATGCATCAAATTTTCGTACACAGTTTGCCTGTGAGGTGAAAAATTACGAACCGACTGAATATTTCGATAAAAAAGAGGTTCGTAAAATGGATCTTTATACTCAATTCGGTATTATTGCTGCAAGAGAGGCTATTAAAGATGCAGGTTTGGATCTGGAACAGATGAACAAGAGACGAATTGGCGTAATATGGGGGGCTGGAATCGGTGGTTTGGAAACGTTCTTTGAAGAGTGTGATACTTTTTCAAAGGGAGACGGAACACCACGCTTCAACCCTTTCTTTATTCCAAAGATGATTGCTAATATGGCAGGAGCTATGATCGCTATAGAAAACGGATTTAAGGGTCCGAACTATACGACGGTTTCTGCTTGCGCATCATCGGCTCACGCTATTGTCGATGCATTGAATTTAATTCGCTTAGGAAAAGCTGATGTCATTGTTGCCGGGGGTTCTGAAGCTGCTGTCACCGTTCCTGGTGTGGGTGGTTTTAATTCTATGAAAGCCCTTTCAACCCGCAATGATGATCCTAAAACTGCATCCCGCCCGTTTGATGCGGATCGCGACGGTTTCGTGATCGGAGAAGGTGGGGCAAGCCTGATTCTTGAAGAGTATGAACATGCCGTAAAAAGAGGTGCCCGTATCTATGCTGAATTAGCAGGTGGTGCCGGTAATTGCGACGCTTATCATATGACAGCTCCGGATCCCGAAGGTGCTTATGAAGTTATGTTGTTGGCTCTTGAAGATGCAGGAATCAAGCCGGAAAGCATTGATTATATCAATGTTCATGGAACTTCTACAGGTTTGGGCGATATTTCCGAACCGACAGCTATCCGGAAAGCGTTTGGCGAGCATGCTTACAAGTTGAATATCAGTTCAACCAAATCAATGACCGGTCACCTCTTAGGAGCTGCCGGTGCCGTAGAAGCTATTGCTTGTACGTTGGCTGTAAAAAATGATGTTGTTCCTCCTACGATTAATTTCCACACTTTGGCGCCGGAACTCGATCCGAAGTTGAATTTTACATTTAACGCGCCCCAGAAACGGACAGTGAATGTTGCCATCAGTAATACTTTTGGCTTTGGAGGGCACAATGCCTGTGTTGTAATTAAAAAATAA
- the rnc gene encoding ribonuclease III — MVSKLIQSIRLYLHRKDKFYGLSVSQMGFVPGNRSLYKLALLHKSASKYTKNGTVLNYERLEFLGDAVLGAIIAELLYKFFPSKDEGFLTRVRSKVVSRESLNELAINIGLDKAVVAKSDISKNKHVYGDVFEAFIGAMFLDQGFVNTKKFIEKFIFPNFFNIRELVTVDRNYKSRLIEWGQKNKQELAFNITENSRNRRDHFNCIISVGGEVMGSGTGASKKEAEQNAAKIVIDGLTKVADGNIEI, encoded by the coding sequence GTGGTTAGTAAATTGATTCAATCCATAAGACTTTATCTTCATCGGAAAGATAAGTTTTATGGATTGTCTGTTTCTCAGATGGGCTTTGTACCGGGCAATCGAAGCCTCTATAAATTGGCTCTTCTTCATAAATCAGCTTCTAAATATACAAAGAACGGTACGGTACTGAATTATGAGCGTCTTGAGTTTTTGGGAGACGCTGTTTTAGGGGCTATTATTGCTGAATTGTTGTATAAATTTTTCCCTAGTAAAGACGAGGGATTTCTTACCCGTGTCCGTTCCAAAGTTGTAAGCCGGGAATCATTAAACGAGTTGGCGATCAATATCGGCTTGGATAAGGCGGTGGTCGCTAAATCCGATATCTCTAAGAATAAACATGTCTATGGAGATGTGTTCGAAGCGTTTATCGGAGCCATGTTTCTGGATCAGGGTTTTGTCAACACGAAGAAGTTCATCGAAAAATTTATTTTTCCCAATTTCTTTAATATCCGGGAGTTGGTGACCGTAGATCGTAATTATAAAAGCCGGTTGATTGAGTGGGGACAGAAAAATAAGCAGGAGTTGGCTTTCAATATTACGGAAAATTCAAGAAACCGCAGAGATCACTTCAATTGCATTATCAGCGTTGGGGGCGAGGTGATGGGAAGTGGAACGGGAGCGTCTAAAAAGGAGGCAGAACAGAATGCTGCAAAAATTGTCATCGACGGACTCACCAAAGTAGCGGACGGAAATATTGAAATTTAG
- the efp gene encoding elongation factor P: MATTADFKNGLCIVFKDDLYTIVQFQHVKPGKGPAFVRTKLRNVKTGKVLENTFSSGTKVDTARIERRPYQFLYKEGEDYVMMHTETYEQINIPEELINAPQFLKEGDNVEMVVHADMETPLYVELLPTVVLEITYTEPGLKGDTASSTALKPAEVETGAKVMVPLFLETGEKIRINTAEGSYVERVRE, from the coding sequence ATGGCAACAACAGCTGATTTTAAAAACGGATTGTGTATCGTTTTCAAAGACGACCTGTACACAATCGTACAATTTCAACATGTAAAACCGGGGAAAGGTCCGGCATTCGTAAGAACAAAGCTCAGAAACGTCAAAACAGGCAAAGTACTTGAAAATACATTTTCATCGGGTACGAAAGTAGATACGGCACGTATCGAACGTCGTCCGTATCAGTTTCTTTACAAAGAAGGAGAAGACTATGTTATGATGCACACCGAAACTTACGAGCAAATAAATATTCCCGAAGAATTGATCAACGCCCCGCAATTCCTGAAAGAAGGCGATAACGTTGAAATGGTTGTACATGCTGACATGGAAACTCCGCTGTATGTCGAATTACTGCCGACAGTTGTTTTGGAAATTACGTATACAGAACCCGGACTGAAAGGTGATACGGCTTCTTCTACAGCTTTAAAACCGGCTGAAGTAGAAACCGGAGCCAAAGTGATGGTTCCGCTTTTCCTTGAAACGGGCGAAAAAATCCGCATCAATACAGCGGAAGGCAGTTACGTTGAAAGGGTAAGAGAATAA
- the tsaB gene encoding tRNA (adenosine(37)-N6)-threonylcarbamoyltransferase complex dimerization subunit type 1 TsaB, with protein sequence MALILNIDTATSVCSVALAKEGQILGIKENTEGLNHSVLLGTFIDELLKEFNMEVKQLDAIAVSMGPGSYTGLRIGVSMAKGLCYGGQKPLIAVNTLQALARSVSDKLKEEAWYCPMIDARRMEVYTAFFDRANRPMADTKAEIITRDSFAAILSARKVYFFGNGSHKTQTLITSPNAHFLENIESSAAYMTEIAEEKFREGHFEDVAYFEPFYLKDFVATVPKHKVI encoded by the coding sequence ATGGCACTTATTCTCAATATCGATACAGCGACTTCCGTATGCTCTGTTGCTTTGGCCAAAGAGGGACAAATACTCGGAATAAAAGAAAATACGGAAGGGTTAAATCATTCTGTACTACTGGGCACTTTCATCGACGAACTGCTGAAAGAATTCAATATGGAAGTCAAGCAACTGGACGCTATAGCAGTAAGCATGGGTCCCGGTTCATACACAGGCTTACGCATCGGTGTATCTATGGCCAAAGGCCTTTGCTATGGAGGTCAGAAACCCCTGATTGCAGTGAATACACTCCAGGCTTTAGCCCGGTCTGTATCGGATAAACTGAAAGAAGAAGCCTGGTATTGTCCAATGATCGACGCCCGAAGGATGGAAGTATATACAGCCTTTTTCGACCGGGCCAACCGGCCCATGGCCGATACGAAGGCTGAAATCATCACACGGGATTCTTTCGCAGCCATTCTTTCCGCCCGCAAAGTATATTTTTTCGGGAACGGTAGCCACAAAACCCAAACACTCATAACTTCCCCTAATGCTCATTTTTTGGAAAACATAGAAAGTTCGGCTGCTTATATGACAGAAATTGCCGAAGAAAAATTCCGGGAAGGTCATTTTGAAGACGTCGCTTATTTTGAACCTTTCTATCTGAAAGACTTCGTCGCAACCGTTCCAAAGCACAAAGTCATTTGA
- a CDS encoding L-threonylcarbamoyladenylate synthase produces MTDKLKEEVFKATEILKQGGVILYPTDTIWGLGCDATNEKAVKRIYEIKQREDNKSMLVLLDDAGKIASYADVPDIALQLIEVSDKPMTIIYPNARNLASNLINAADQTIGIRITEEEFSKSLIFRFRKPIVSTSANISGQPSPGCYAEISDEVKNAVDYIVDFRRGDKQKHTPSSIVKLDTDGTIQVIRK; encoded by the coding sequence ATGACAGATAAGTTAAAAGAAGAAGTATTCAAAGCAACGGAAATTCTTAAACAAGGAGGAGTTATTCTCTATCCTACAGATACGATTTGGGGACTCGGTTGTGATGCAACCAACGAAAAAGCCGTAAAACGCATTTACGAAATCAAACAACGCGAAGACAACAAATCAATGCTCGTTTTACTCGACGATGCAGGAAAAATAGCTTCTTATGCAGATGTCCCGGACATTGCGCTACAACTGATAGAAGTCAGTGACAAACCGATGACGATCATTTATCCCAATGCCCGCAATCTGGCATCCAATTTAATCAATGCCGCAGATCAAACGATAGGCATCCGTATCACGGAAGAGGAATTCAGCAAATCCCTGATATTCCGGTTTCGCAAACCCATTGTTTCTACGTCGGCCAATATCAGCGGACAGCCCTCGCCCGGTTGTTATGCGGAAATCAGTGACGAAGTTAAAAATGCAGTCGACTACATCGTCGACTTCCGTCGGGGCGACAAACAAAAACATACTCCTTCGAGCATTGTCAAACTTGACACAGACGGTACAATCCAGGTAATCCGAAAATAA
- a CDS encoding diaminopimelate dehydrogenase, producing MKKIRAAIVGYGNIGKYVLEALQTAPDFEIAGIVRRNPENNPVELKAYPVVANVSELKEVDVAILCTPTRSVKAYATEMLSKGIHTVDSFDIHTQITDLHSQLNEIAQKHNRVSIISAGWDPGSDSIVRALLEACAPKGITYTNFGPGMSMGHTVAVKAIEGVKAALSMTIPTGTGIHRRMVYIELQNGYDFHEVAAQIKADPYFASDETHVLQVDSVDALLDMGHGVNLTRKGVSGKTQNQLFEFDMKINNPALTGQILVSAARAAMRQKPGCYTLIEIPVIDMLYGNRQELIRHLV from the coding sequence ATGAAAAAAATAAGAGCCGCCATTGTAGGATATGGCAACATTGGGAAATACGTATTAGAAGCGCTTCAAACCGCACCGGACTTTGAAATTGCCGGAATCGTCCGGAGAAACCCCGAAAATAATCCGGTAGAGCTGAAAGCTTACCCGGTAGTTGCCAATGTAAGTGAACTGAAAGAAGTAGATGTAGCAATATTGTGCACGCCAACCCGTAGTGTCAAGGCATATGCAACGGAAATGCTCTCTAAAGGTATTCATACCGTTGACAGTTTTGACATTCACACCCAAATTACCGACTTGCATTCACAACTGAATGAGATTGCCCAAAAGCACAACCGGGTTTCCATTATTTCTGCCGGCTGGGATCCGGGAAGTGATTCGATCGTCCGGGCCTTGCTGGAAGCCTGTGCGCCTAAAGGCATTACTTATACAAACTTCGGACCGGGCATGAGCATGGGACATACCGTAGCAGTAAAAGCCATTGAAGGTGTAAAAGCGGCCCTTTCGATGACCATACCGACAGGAACCGGTATTCATCGCCGGATGGTTTACATCGAATTACAAAATGGCTATGATTTTCACGAAGTTGCTGCCCAGATAAAAGCCGATCCTTATTTTGCAAGCGATGAAACTCATGTACTTCAGGTAGACAGTGTAGATGCCTTATTAGACATGGGACACGGTGTCAACCTGACCCGGAAAGGCGTTTCAGGCAAGACGCAAAACCAGTTATTCGAATTCGATATGAAAATCAATAATCCGGCCCTGACCGGTCAGATTCTGGTATCCGCTGCCCGCGCCGCTATGCGTCAGAAACCGGGATGTTACACCCTGATTGAGATTCCGGTGATCGACATGCTTTACGGAAACCGGCAAGAACTGATCAGGCATCTTGTTTAG
- a CDS encoding YfcC family protein, which produces MFKKVPHTYTIIAAIILICAVLSWIIPAGEFDRQTVELDGVKRTIIVDDSFHRVEQSPQTWQVFGVLLEGFEKQAGIIAFLLIIGGAFQIMNSSKAVDVGIFSFLHFTRGLERYKWMKRIGVNNVVISLVIILFSLFGSVFGMSEETLAFVIIIVPLAIKMGYDSITGLCMVYVAAHVGFSGAVLNPFTIGIAQGLSDLPLFSGFEYRLVCWGILTAVLIAVVLWYAARIKRNPALSPMYEADEYWRNRGSENVAAVEYNTSRASCVVYFLILVALIGFSVYYPLTEFRLGDAVISFYALPVMTGLYALLGALGLRKSSHFFILTVLGFTIVFLVIGVMGHGWYLTEISALFLAMGVLSGFAFGRSSDEVIKLFLEGAKDILSAAIVVGLAGGIIEILQDGRIIDPILHGLAALMNDVGKSVSLGVMYLIQTLINIVIPSGSAKAALTMPIMAPFSDVIGISRQATVMAYQFGDGFTNMITPTSAVLIGALGIARIPYEVWVKWFVKILIFFIVLGFVLLLPTIWFELPGF; this is translated from the coding sequence TTGTTTAAAAAAGTTCCTCATACCTATACGATTATCGCTGCTATAATTCTTATTTGTGCCGTGCTTTCCTGGATTATTCCCGCAGGAGAATTCGACAGACAGACCGTCGAATTAGATGGGGTGAAGCGCACGATTATTGTTGATGATTCTTTTCACCGGGTGGAACAATCTCCTCAAACCTGGCAGGTTTTTGGGGTTTTATTGGAGGGATTCGAAAAGCAGGCGGGAATCATTGCTTTTTTATTGATTATCGGCGGAGCATTTCAGATTATGAATAGCAGCAAAGCTGTAGATGTGGGGATTTTTTCTTTTTTACATTTTACCCGGGGATTGGAGCGTTATAAGTGGATGAAGCGTATCGGAGTCAATAATGTCGTCATTTCTTTAGTTATCATTCTGTTCAGCCTTTTTGGTTCTGTTTTCGGAATGAGTGAAGAAACACTGGCTTTTGTAATTATTATCGTTCCTTTGGCTATTAAAATGGGGTATGATTCGATTACAGGACTTTGTATGGTTTATGTCGCGGCTCATGTCGGGTTTTCCGGTGCGGTTTTAAATCCTTTTACGATTGGTATCGCTCAGGGATTGTCCGATTTGCCTTTGTTTTCCGGGTTCGAATATCGCTTGGTTTGTTGGGGGATACTGACGGCTGTTCTGATTGCTGTCGTTTTGTGGTATGCGGCCCGGATAAAGCGCAATCCGGCCCTTTCCCCCATGTATGAGGCTGATGAATATTGGCGGAACCGGGGGAGTGAGAATGTGGCGGCAGTCGAATACAATACTTCCCGGGCTTCCTGTGTCGTATATTTTCTGATATTGGTGGCCTTAATCGGTTTTTCGGTTTATTATCCGTTGACGGAATTCCGCCTGGGAGATGCTGTTATTTCTTTTTATGCCTTACCTGTGATGACTGGTTTGTATGCTTTATTGGGTGCTTTAGGACTCCGGAAGTCGTCTCATTTTTTTATTCTGACGGTATTGGGATTCACGATTGTCTTTTTAGTCATAGGGGTAATGGGGCATGGTTGGTATTTGACGGAGATCTCTGCACTTTTTTTAGCTATGGGCGTTTTGTCGGGATTTGCATTCGGGAGGTCGTCGGATGAAGTCATAAAATTATTTTTGGAAGGAGCGAAGGATATTCTTTCGGCTGCGATTGTTGTCGGTTTGGCAGGTGGAATAATCGAAATATTACAGGATGGTCGTATTATAGACCCTATTCTTCACGGTTTGGCAGCTTTGATGAATGATGTCGGCAAGAGTGTTTCGTTGGGTGTGATGTATCTGATTCAGACGTTGATCAATATCGTTATTCCTTCCGGGTCGGCCAAAGCTGCTTTGACAATGCCCATTATGGCGCCTTTTTCCGATGTGATCGGTATTTCACGTCAGGCGACTGTAATGGCTTATCAATTTGGAGACGGTTTTACGAATATGATTACTCCGACCTCGGCCGTTCTGATCGGAGCATTGGGTATCGCTCGTATACCTTATGAGGTGTGGGTGAAATGGTTTGTGAAAATATTGATATTTTTTATTGTGTTGGGTTTTGTATTGTTGTTGCCGACAATTTGGTTCGAATTGCCGGGATTTTAA
- a CDS encoding 3'-5' exonuclease produces MNEFAAIDFETANWQSTSVCSVGVVVIKEGNIEDKYYSLIHPAPNFYSRRNTAVHGLTREDTEEAPAFPTVWREILPMIKGLPLVAHNSVFDEGCLKAVHALYEMVYPGYPFYCTYRLARKSFKGLENYQLHTVSAYCGYDLTRHHHALADAEACAAIMLKLLEAPNCLLSQRK; encoded by the coding sequence ATGAATGAATTTGCTGCAATTGATTTTGAGACGGCCAACTGGCAATCTACGAGTGTATGCTCTGTAGGGGTGGTCGTTATAAAGGAGGGAAACATCGAAGACAAGTATTATAGTTTAATACATCCGGCTCCTAATTTTTATTCGCGGCGAAATACGGCAGTTCACGGCCTGACACGGGAAGATACGGAGGAAGCTCCGGCATTTCCGACCGTGTGGCGGGAAATTCTGCCTATGATTAAGGGACTTCCCCTGGTGGCTCACAACAGTGTGTTCGATGAAGGGTGTTTAAAGGCGGTTCATGCTTTATATGAAATGGTTTATCCCGGTTATCCTTTTTATTGTACTTACCGTTTGGCACGTAAGTCGTTTAAAGGATTGGAAAACTATCAATTACACACGGTTTCGGCTTATTGCGGCTATGATCTGACAAGGCATCACCATGCTTTGGCCGATGCCGAAGCATGTGCTGCCATTATGTTAAAGTTATTGGAAGCCCCTAATTGTCTGTTGTCTCAAAGGAAATAA
- a CDS encoding HAD family hydrolase, producing the protein MYDIESAYMRFLGRCHIEHAALKAVLFDMDGVLFDSMKNHTLAWYETISGMGIPCVREEFYQYEGATGKGTIDHIYQRTYGRDATDHEVEYIYGEKSRRFNELGEAEPMPGAKEMLTEVVRRGLIPVLVTGSGQRSLLDRLNRVYPGVFAPERMVTAFDVQRGKPDPEPYLKGLEKAGVKPFEAMVVENAPLGVRAGVVARIFTVAVNTGPIPDEQLRRAGANLLFPDMQSLAEHFCNLKF; encoded by the coding sequence ATGTATGATATAGAATCAGCATATATGCGTTTTTTAGGTCGCTGCCACATTGAGCATGCGGCGTTGAAAGCGGTACTTTTTGATATGGACGGCGTACTTTTCGATTCGATGAAGAATCATACGCTGGCATGGTATGAGACGATTTCCGGGATGGGAATTCCCTGTGTGCGGGAGGAGTTTTATCAGTATGAAGGAGCGACGGGTAAGGGGACAATCGATCATATCTATCAACGGACTTATGGAAGAGATGCAACCGATCACGAGGTTGAGTATATTTATGGCGAGAAAAGCCGCCGCTTTAACGAGCTGGGAGAAGCCGAACCGATGCCCGGAGCAAAAGAGATGTTAACGGAAGTTGTAAGGAGAGGATTGATTCCGGTATTGGTGACAGGTTCCGGTCAGCGTTCCTTATTGGATCGGTTAAACCGGGTGTATCCCGGTGTATTTGCGCCGGAACGTATGGTGACGGCTTTTGATGTGCAACGCGGTAAGCCTGATCCGGAGCCTTATTTGAAAGGTTTGGAAAAAGCCGGAGTAAAGCCTTTCGAGGCAATGGTCGTTGAGAATGCACCTTTGGGGGTAAGAGCCGGTGTGGTTGCGAGAATTTTTACGGTTGCCGTCAATACGGGACCGATTCCTGACGAGCAGTTGCGGAGGGCCGGCGCGAATTTACTTTTTCCGGATATGCAGAGTCTGGCGGAACACTTTTGCAATTTGAAGTTTTAA
- a CDS encoding DUF3810 domain-containing protein has translation MVRFFPAAGEFYARHIYPGITTVLSAFSSVFPFSVGDLFILSASLFLLIYFLRILIRKKSRKERIFNLLLILGWIYVWFYLAWGLNYFRENFYARTGITPVSYTEEEFRHFLTDYVEKLNNSYTVTHSPDSLPVAEEIQKGYARLEKEFGLIHPPAHLKAKTMLISPLLSKVGVTGYMGPFFCEFNLNRELRLEEYPGVFAHETAHRLGISSEAEANFYAWLICNRSESAAIRYSGNFILLGYVLQNANRLLSEDEFKQFTTSIRPEIIGQYKAYLKYWRNKYSPGIGKIQNYIYNLFLKSNQIASGTKNYSEVIGIIISWEKASGHAAN, from the coding sequence ATGGTCCGTTTCTTCCCCGCCGCAGGAGAGTTTTATGCCCGTCATATCTATCCGGGTATTACTACTGTCCTATCGGCCTTTTCTTCTGTTTTTCCATTTTCAGTCGGAGACTTATTCATCCTGTCAGCTTCTCTGTTCTTACTCATTTATTTTCTCCGTATTCTTATCCGGAAAAAGAGCCGGAAGGAAAGAATTTTCAATTTATTGCTGATACTGGGTTGGATTTACGTATGGTTCTATCTGGCCTGGGGTTTGAACTATTTCCGGGAAAATTTTTATGCACGCACGGGTATAACTCCGGTTTCTTATACCGAAGAAGAATTCCGCCACTTTTTAACCGATTACGTAGAAAAATTAAACAACAGCTACACCGTAACCCATTCTCCCGATTCCCTCCCGGTAGCTGAAGAAATACAAAAAGGATATGCCCGTCTTGAAAAAGAATTCGGTCTGATTCACCCACCGGCCCATTTAAAAGCCAAAACCATGCTAATCAGCCCGCTATTATCTAAAGTTGGTGTTACCGGTTATATGGGACCTTTCTTCTGTGAATTCAATTTAAACCGGGAATTACGGCTGGAAGAATACCCCGGTGTATTTGCTCATGAAACAGCCCACCGATTAGGTATCTCGAGTGAAGCCGAAGCAAATTTCTACGCCTGGTTGATATGCAACCGGTCTGAATCAGCGGCCATACGTTATAGCGGTAACTTTATACTTTTGGGGTATGTGCTTCAAAATGCCAACCGTTTGCTTTCCGAAGACGAATTCAAACAATTCACCACCTCCATCCGTCCTGAAATTATCGGGCAATACAAAGCCTATTTAAAATACTGGCGCAATAAATACAGTCCGGGCATCGGAAAAATTCAAAACTATATTTACAACCTGTTTCTGAAAAGCAATCAGATAGCTTCCGGGACAAAAAATTATTCAGAAGTAATCGGGATCATTATTTCCTGGGAGAAAGCATCCGGACACGCTGCAAATTAA
- a CDS encoding AAA family ATPase, with amino-acid sequence MEKIIVTIGRQFGSGGREIGKKLAEKLNISYYDKELLQLAAKESGLCSELFEKADEKTSGGFLQALAMGFSMNGAIYQPNDYFTDATLFQVQSDVIRKLATEKSCIIVGRCADYILQDEKNCTNVFIHSNMQDRAERVKKSLNLPEKEALELIRKTDKNRSSYYNYYTDKTWGAASSYHLSIDSSILGTDKTTELIEFFIRQRIK; translated from the coding sequence ATGGAAAAAATAATTGTTACGATCGGCCGGCAATTCGGGAGCGGAGGTCGGGAAATCGGGAAAAAATTAGCAGAAAAACTGAATATCTCATATTACGACAAAGAGTTATTACAATTGGCAGCCAAAGAAAGCGGTTTGTGTTCCGAACTTTTCGAAAAAGCCGACGAAAAAACATCAGGCGGCTTTTTGCAAGCCCTTGCGATGGGTTTTTCCATGAACGGAGCCATATATCAACCCAACGACTATTTCACGGATGCGACTTTATTTCAGGTACAATCGGACGTTATCCGTAAATTAGCCACAGAAAAATCCTGTATCATTGTCGGGCGGTGTGCCGATTATATTTTACAGGATGAAAAAAACTGTACGAACGTTTTTATACATTCCAACATGCAGGACAGAGCCGAACGGGTAAAAAAATCTTTAAACCTTCCGGAAAAAGAAGCTTTGGAACTCATTCGTAAAACAGATAAAAACCGCTCCAGCTATTACAATTATTATACAGACAAAACCTGGGGAGCAGCCTCATCCTATCATCTAAGCATCGATTCGTCGATATTGGGGACGGATAAAACAACAGAGCTTATCGAGTTCTTTATCCGCCAGAGAATAAAATAA
- a CDS encoding porin family protein: MKRMIVSAVLIAALVVGVKAQEIKWGVKAGLNLTTAGKDLKDVMKDGDFDQKTKVGFHIGAFLDWGLTENFYIQPGLYYANKGVKFENKEDDSYKTKVNLSYLELPILASYRFSLSDNIKWHVNAGPYLAYGIGGKFKYEGEEGDEREDAFGTGEDEAGLKRFDFGLSFGTGVSFNAIYVGVKYDLGLTNIADKDSWDDTKIKNRNFAVSVGYTF; this comes from the coding sequence ATGAAAAGAATGATTGTATCGGCAGTTTTAATTGCTGCACTTGTTGTGGGCGTGAAAGCTCAGGAAATCAAATGGGGTGTAAAAGCCGGATTAAATTTAACGACAGCCGGTAAAGATTTGAAAGATGTTATGAAGGATGGAGATTTCGATCAGAAAACCAAAGTCGGTTTTCACATCGGAGCTTTTTTGGATTGGGGTCTGACTGAAAACTTTTATATTCAGCCCGGTTTGTATTACGCTAATAAAGGTGTGAAATTTGAAAATAAAGAAGACGATAGCTACAAAACGAAAGTAAATCTGAGCTATCTGGAGTTGCCGATCCTGGCTTCTTATCGCTTTTCTTTGTCCGATAATATCAAATGGCATGTAAATGCCGGACCGTATCTGGCTTACGGAATCGGAGGAAAATTTAAATATGAAGGAGAAGAGGGTGATGAAAGAGAAGATGCTTTCGGCACCGGAGAGGATGAAGCTGGGTTAAAACGTTTTGACTTCGGATTGAGTTTCGGTACCGGTGTCAGTTTCAATGCCATTTATGTCGGTGTAAAATATGATCTCGGATTGACGAATATTGCCGATAAAGATTCGTGGGACGATACGAAAATTAAAAATCGGAATTTTGCCGTTTCTGTCGGATATACTTTTTAA